From one Thalassoroseus pseudoceratinae genomic stretch:
- a CDS encoding glycosyltransferase family 2 protein: MLSIIIPVLNEDESLRELYSEITTACDENQVAFEVVFIDDGSTDQSWAVVDELAQQDDRISGIRFRRNFGKAAALTAGMRAARGQVIMMMDADLQDDPAEIPKFLAKLDEGYDVVNGWKQRRLDPWHKVYPSKVFNWMVSKLTKLSLHDHNCGLKLFRTEVAREIRIYGELHRFIAVLAHARGFRVTEVPVHHRSRQFGHSKYGVKRFMRGFLDLLTVKFLTGFGQRPQHMLGAFGLLFFGLGLVGLGILAVCWLLTNVAGFSFDPIGTRPLLAYSVASALLGAQAISLGLLAELIVSNTGRDADTYSVAERTSSTGAGDHAMKSDVMP, encoded by the coding sequence ATGCTTTCCATTATCATTCCGGTGCTGAACGAAGACGAAAGTTTACGCGAACTTTACAGCGAAATTACCACCGCTTGTGATGAGAACCAAGTCGCGTTTGAAGTCGTCTTTATCGACGATGGTTCCACCGACCAGTCTTGGGCTGTGGTCGATGAACTGGCACAACAAGACGATCGCATTAGCGGCATTCGCTTTCGACGCAACTTTGGCAAGGCCGCTGCGTTGACCGCTGGTATGCGAGCCGCTCGCGGGCAAGTCATCATGATGATGGACGCCGACTTACAAGACGACCCCGCCGAGATTCCCAAGTTCCTCGCGAAATTGGACGAAGGCTACGACGTGGTCAATGGTTGGAAACAACGGCGTCTCGACCCATGGCACAAGGTGTACCCGAGCAAAGTCTTCAACTGGATGGTCAGCAAGTTGACGAAGCTCAGTTTGCACGATCACAACTGCGGACTCAAACTCTTCCGCACCGAAGTTGCTCGCGAAATTCGCATTTACGGGGAGTTGCACCGGTTTATTGCGGTGCTGGCACACGCACGAGGATTCCGTGTGACCGAAGTGCCGGTGCATCACCGTTCTCGTCAATTCGGACATTCGAAATACGGGGTCAAACGGTTTATGCGCGGGTTCCTCGACTTGCTCACCGTGAAATTTCTAACCGGTTTTGGTCAGCGTCCGCAACATATGCTCGGTGCGTTCGGATTGCTGTTCTTCGGTTTGGGCCTGGTTGGTCTGGGCATCTTGGCTGTGTGCTGGTTGCTGACGAACGTCGCCGGTTTCAGTTTCGACCCCATCGGCACGCGACCATTGCTCGCTTATTCTGTCGCATCGGCATTGCTGGGGGCCCAGGCGATTTCGCTGGGGCTACTCGCGGAACTGATCGTATCCAATACCGGTCGTGACGCCGACACCTACAGTGTTGCCGAACGCACCTCGTCAACGGGGGCCGGGGATCACGCGATGAAGTCCGACGTGATGCCGTAG
- a CDS encoding MT-A70 family methyltransferase encodes MSVGLPGIEGQFSTILADPPWRFRNRTGKVAPEHGRLNRYQTLSLEEICDLPIANHATEPAHLYLWVPNALLPEGLQVLSAWGFEYKTNLIWYKTRKDGGPDGRGVGFYFRNVTEILLFGVRGRLRTEAPGRRQVNLIPHRKQEHSRKPRAFHELIEECSRGPYLELFAREAVPGWTQWGDELDTYMETRRVAPGYRGGIES; translated from the coding sequence ATGTCAGTCGGTTTGCCGGGGATTGAGGGGCAATTTTCAACGATCTTGGCTGATCCCCCCTGGCGATTTCGCAACCGGACCGGCAAAGTCGCTCCGGAACACGGCCGACTAAACCGTTATCAGACCCTTTCCTTAGAGGAGATCTGCGATCTCCCCATCGCCAACCATGCCACGGAGCCGGCTCATCTTTACCTATGGGTGCCGAATGCGTTGTTGCCGGAAGGATTGCAAGTCCTTTCTGCATGGGGGTTTGAGTACAAAACCAACCTCATCTGGTACAAGACTCGCAAAGACGGCGGTCCGGATGGACGTGGTGTGGGCTTCTACTTTCGCAACGTGACGGAAATCCTACTGTTCGGTGTTCGAGGACGTTTGCGAACCGAGGCGCCAGGACGTCGGCAAGTCAACTTGATCCCCCATCGCAAGCAGGAACACTCCCGCAAACCGCGAGCGTTTCACGAGTTAATCGAAGAATGCAGCCGCGGACCGTACTTGGAACTCTTCGCCCGTGAAGCCGTGCCTGGCTGGACCCAATGGGGTGACGAGTTAGACACCTACATGGAAACACGTCGCGTGGCACCGGGATATCGGGGTGGTATCGAGAGTTGA
- a CDS encoding Gfo/Idh/MocA family protein, translated as MNRREMLTNTGKVAAAGAVLAASAPHAFAGEDDTIQIALVGCGGRGTGAAANALSVQNGSIKLVAMADVFGDRLKPSHKTLTTSFPDRCDVPEGRQFLGFDGYKNAMDCLRPGDVVILTTPPAFRWVMYKYAIEKGLNVFMEKPVTVDGPSTRKILALNEKAKEKDLKVGVGLMCRHCEIRGELFNRIQDGEIGDVLFLRAYRMLGPVASAFSKAKPDGMNELEYQIRRFHSFLWASGGAYSDFLIHNIDECCWMKNAWPVEAKASGGRHYRDDYVDQNFDTYSVEYTFEDGTKLFLNGRNMVGCHNEFASYAHGSKGSAVISASSHSPARSRIYEGQKFDRSKITWQGPRREPNPYQLEWNNLIAAIRENKHYNEVERGAKASLVTSMGRMAAHTGRVITFDEMLNCEHEFAPTVDQLTMSSPAPVQAGPDGTYPVPMPGLETKREYA; from the coding sequence ATGAACCGTCGTGAAATGCTGACCAACACGGGAAAAGTGGCCGCTGCCGGGGCCGTGCTAGCTGCCTCCGCTCCGCATGCGTTTGCGGGCGAGGATGACACAATTCAAATCGCTTTGGTCGGTTGCGGCGGACGCGGCACGGGAGCGGCGGCGAACGCGTTGTCCGTGCAAAACGGTTCGATCAAGCTCGTCGCCATGGCCGACGTATTCGGGGACCGACTGAAACCCAGCCACAAAACCCTGACGACTTCATTCCCCGACCGCTGCGATGTGCCGGAAGGTCGGCAGTTCCTCGGATTCGATGGGTACAAAAATGCGATGGATTGTCTGCGTCCTGGTGACGTCGTCATCCTCACAACGCCGCCTGCATTCCGCTGGGTGATGTACAAATACGCGATCGAGAAGGGCCTCAACGTCTTCATGGAAAAACCCGTCACCGTCGACGGTCCATCCACACGGAAGATTTTGGCTCTCAACGAGAAGGCAAAAGAGAAAGATCTCAAAGTCGGCGTGGGACTCATGTGCCGTCACTGTGAGATTCGCGGCGAACTGTTCAATCGGATTCAAGACGGCGAAATCGGGGATGTCTTGTTCCTGCGGGCCTACCGCATGCTTGGCCCGGTTGCGTCAGCGTTCTCCAAAGCCAAACCCGATGGCATGAACGAACTGGAATATCAGATTCGCCGGTTCCACTCGTTCCTTTGGGCCAGCGGTGGGGCCTACAGTGACTTCTTGATTCACAATATCGACGAATGCTGTTGGATGAAAAACGCCTGGCCGGTGGAAGCAAAAGCTTCCGGTGGTCGGCATTATCGAGACGACTACGTCGACCAGAACTTCGATACCTATTCCGTCGAGTACACCTTCGAAGATGGCACGAAGTTGTTCCTCAACGGACGAAACATGGTCGGTTGCCACAACGAATTCGCGAGCTATGCCCATGGCTCGAAGGGGTCCGCTGTGATTTCCGCGTCGTCGCACTCACCAGCTCGTAGCCGAATCTACGAAGGACAAAAGTTCGATCGCAGCAAGATCACTTGGCAAGGTCCGCGTCGCGAGCCAAATCCTTATCAGTTGGAATGGAACAATCTGATCGCCGCGATCCGTGAAAACAAACACTACAACGAAGTCGAACGCGGTGCGAAAGCGAGCCTGGTTACCTCCATGGGACGGATGGCGGCTCACACGGGACGCGTGATCACATTCGACGAAATGCTAAACTGCGAACACGAATTCGCACCGACCGTCGATCAACTCACGATGAGTTCGCCCGCCCCTGTCCAAGCAGGCCCGGATGGCACCTATCCTGTTCCAATGCCCGGCTTGGAAACCAAACGCGAGTACGCGTAA
- a CDS encoding lysylphosphatidylglycerol synthase transmembrane domain-containing protein, whose translation MTTEATDPREVPNPTKVWAWRIVKWSLCGLVLVFVGRRAVRMFQESGTQDLEFSWPWAIAAGVSYGLGWIPSVWFWRRMLQSCGENVPVWDATRAYFCGHLGKYVPGKATVLVIRSGLLRPLGVPIRLSALTATFETLIMMGVGAALATALAPVLLSSEWVAKSPIWFQWFVTRPWLMAGLVVLGCVGLLPVLAKLLTAVVFKLTPLEMRGEGRSFELSAGLLAEAFGVLILGWGFLAISLGLTLQAVGGNVAITDLPILIGAVSAATVLGFVAIFAPGGLGVREGILIVTLQTLRPDVAESQAVAASVLLRLVWFIVEVIIAGTLYSLGSTNNHEQLTTDH comes from the coding sequence ATGACTACGGAAGCGACCGATCCCCGAGAAGTTCCCAACCCGACGAAAGTTTGGGCGTGGCGGATCGTGAAGTGGTCGCTGTGTGGCTTGGTCCTGGTTTTCGTGGGACGACGAGCGGTCCGCATGTTCCAAGAAAGCGGAACGCAGGATCTTGAATTCTCTTGGCCTTGGGCGATTGCCGCTGGCGTGTCTTACGGTTTGGGGTGGATTCCGTCAGTCTGGTTTTGGCGACGGATGTTGCAATCCTGCGGCGAGAACGTGCCGGTGTGGGATGCCACTCGGGCTTACTTCTGCGGACATCTCGGCAAATATGTTCCCGGAAAAGCGACGGTACTCGTCATTCGATCGGGATTACTGCGACCACTTGGTGTGCCGATTCGGTTGTCCGCACTGACGGCAACGTTCGAGACTTTGATCATGATGGGCGTGGGGGCGGCATTGGCGACGGCGCTCGCTCCGGTGTTGCTTTCGTCGGAATGGGTCGCGAAATCGCCGATTTGGTTCCAATGGTTTGTAACGCGACCGTGGCTGATGGCGGGGCTTGTTGTTCTCGGATGTGTTGGGCTTCTGCCTGTGCTCGCGAAGCTTCTGACCGCAGTCGTCTTCAAACTGACACCACTAGAAATGCGTGGCGAAGGCCGTTCGTTTGAACTTTCCGCGGGGCTGCTTGCGGAAGCGTTCGGTGTGCTGATTCTCGGGTGGGGTTTCTTGGCGATCAGTCTAGGACTTACACTCCAAGCCGTCGGCGGCAATGTCGCAATCACAGATTTGCCAATTCTTATCGGGGCGGTTTCTGCGGCGACGGTCCTCGGTTTCGTCGCGATTTTCGCGCCCGGTGGTCTGGGCGTGCGTGAGGGAATCTTGATTGTCACGCTCCAAACACTCCGGCCGGATGTCGCCGAATCGCAGGCGGTCGCTGCCTCGGTGCTCTTGCGACTCGTCTGGTTTATCGTTGAAGTCATTATTGCCGGCACGTTGTATTCGCTCGGCTCCACCAACAATCACGAACAGCTGACAACGGATCACTAA